The following coding sequences lie in one Halorarum halophilum genomic window:
- a CDS encoding helix-turn-helix domain-containing protein codes for MDRGIHAQLSVDGVETCPVTALSAEVTVESIVSGGRDADEGAISEATVTDPHDRSSVPNEVDAVFVDGSRSVYRFEADGDCPCTRLPAHGCPIRDMHAEAGTLHVSFIVPSVETVRTIVADLRSRCETVRVRRLTRSAPDDERTLVLVDRSAFTDRQYEVLRTAHEMGYFEQPKEATSTDVAAALGISVGTFSEHLATTQSKLLDQLLTSRPAADATR; via the coding sequence ATGGACAGGGGGATCCACGCGCAGCTCTCCGTTGACGGCGTCGAAACCTGCCCGGTCACCGCGCTGAGCGCGGAGGTCACGGTGGAGTCCATCGTCAGCGGGGGACGGGACGCGGATGAGGGGGCCATCAGTGAGGCGACGGTCACCGACCCCCACGATCGCAGTTCGGTACCCAACGAGGTCGACGCCGTGTTCGTGGACGGCTCGCGGTCAGTCTATCGGTTCGAAGCCGACGGCGACTGTCCGTGTACCCGACTCCCAGCCCACGGCTGTCCGATCCGCGACATGCACGCCGAGGCGGGGACGCTGCACGTCTCGTTCATCGTTCCGAGCGTCGAGACGGTTCGAACGATCGTCGCCGACCTCCGTTCCCGCTGCGAGACCGTCCGGGTTCGCCGACTCACGCGCTCCGCGCCCGACGACGAGCGGACGCTCGTGCTCGTCGACCGGTCCGCGTTCACCGACCGCCAGTACGAGGTGCTCCGGACGGCCCACGAGATGGGGTACTTCGAGCAGCCGAAGGAGGCCACTTCTACCGACGTCGCGGCCGCGCTCGGCATCTCGGTGGGGACCTTCAGCGAACATCTCGCGACGACCCAGTCGAAGCTGCTGGACCAGCTACTCACCAGCCGACCCGCCGCCGACGCGACCCGGTAG
- a CDS encoding helix-turn-helix domain-containing protein — MRFRPPGDHLGGPFRISAEYPDDEFRILSAYPHDGGLLVIMEARTADPTVVDDLFGGAPAPISHEVLHADEQTVLVQFSLPFVPPPYRAVLSSGNLPQFPHTLEDGWMVCELTTSQERLSQFRDELEATGFAFQVDWVRQSVDPTNLLTDRQRRFATAAIERGYYDTPRGCSLTDLADDLGVSKSTASVVLHRAEETIVKEFFTELVE; from the coding sequence GTGAGGTTCAGGCCCCCTGGCGACCACCTCGGCGGGCCGTTCAGGATCTCGGCCGAGTACCCTGACGACGAGTTCCGGATCCTGAGCGCATACCCGCACGACGGCGGGCTGCTCGTGATCATGGAAGCGAGGACGGCGGACCCGACCGTAGTCGACGACCTCTTCGGCGGGGCTCCGGCGCCGATTTCCCACGAGGTGCTGCACGCCGACGAGCAGACGGTACTGGTCCAGTTCTCGCTTCCGTTCGTTCCCCCGCCGTACCGCGCCGTCCTCTCGTCGGGGAACCTGCCGCAGTTCCCTCACACCCTCGAGGACGGGTGGATGGTCTGTGAACTGACCACCTCCCAGGAGCGGCTGTCGCAGTTCAGGGACGAACTCGAGGCCACCGGCTTCGCCTTCCAGGTCGACTGGGTCAGACAGTCGGTCGACCCGACCAACCTCCTGACCGACCGCCAGCGGCGGTTCGCGACCGCGGCGATCGAACGGGGGTACTACGATACCCCGCGCGGGTGCTCGCTCACCGACCTCGCGGACGATCTCGGGGTCAGCAAGTCGACGGCGAGCGTGGTGCTTCACCGCGCCGAGGAGACTATCGTCAAGGAGTTCTTCACGGAGCTAGTCGAGTAG
- a CDS encoding SDR family NAD(P)-dependent oxidoreductase: protein MASSPDLSDRAVLVTGSSSGIGRTTAVAFGREQARVAITYRSNEKGAAETADRVREAGGDAFVVRYDMTDRDSIDAAVGAVIDRWGTVDVLVNNALPSGVGPTPWAELADGEWERTVHGVQDGVFHTVRAAIPAMREAGWGRVVTISSLSAEDGTAGMAAYAVAKAGLHGLTGVLADEFGEDGVLSNVVMPGMVLTEKNMERPEEVHEAVAERTPSGRISTPEDVANLVVFLGSEANGNINGAVIPVSGGM from the coding sequence ATGGCATCATCACCGGACCTGTCGGATCGCGCCGTGCTGGTGACGGGTAGTTCGTCCGGGATCGGCCGGACAACGGCCGTGGCCTTCGGACGGGAACAGGCGCGCGTCGCGATCACGTATCGTTCCAACGAGAAAGGGGCGGCGGAGACCGCTGATCGCGTGCGCGAGGCTGGCGGCGACGCATTCGTCGTCCGGTACGACATGACCGATAGGGACTCGATCGACGCGGCCGTCGGGGCGGTGATCGACCGCTGGGGAACCGTCGACGTGCTTGTCAACAACGCCCTCCCGTCGGGCGTCGGACCCACGCCGTGGGCGGAACTCGCCGACGGCGAGTGGGAACGGACCGTCCACGGGGTTCAGGACGGCGTCTTCCATACCGTTCGCGCCGCGATCCCGGCGATGCGTGAGGCCGGCTGGGGCCGGGTCGTCACCATCTCCTCGCTGTCGGCCGAGGACGGCACCGCCGGCATGGCGGCGTACGCGGTGGCGAAGGCCGGGCTTCACGGCCTGACCGGGGTCCTGGCCGACGAGTTCGGCGAGGACGGCGTCCTCTCGAACGTGGTGATGCCTGGGATGGTGCTGACCGAGAAGAACATGGAGCGACCCGAGGAGGTCCACGAGGCGGTCGCCGAGCGGACGCCGAGCGGACGCATCTCCACGCCGGAGGACGTGGCCAATTTGGTGGTGTTTCTGGGCTCGGAGGCGAACGGGAACATCAACGGGGCGGTCATACCCGTCTCAGGCGGGATGTAG
- a CDS encoding class I SAM-dependent methyltransferase: MGLKEALLYRTFGRPRGLLGRLGGRLMTGRDKREMAEWVLSGLAVEPTDRVLEVGFGPGIGIQTAADAAPEGLVAGVDYSREMVEMARTRNAEAVDAGRVDLRYGPADDLPFDDAAFNAAFSINSMQVWPDAAAGLQEIRRVLHPGGRLALGFTPIAGQSSGELRPLLERAGFDDVRVEEGELGTRAFATK; this comes from the coding sequence ATGGGTCTGAAGGAGGCGCTCCTGTACCGGACGTTCGGACGACCCCGGGGGCTCCTCGGACGACTCGGCGGGCGGCTGATGACGGGGCGCGACAAGCGCGAGATGGCCGAGTGGGTCCTCTCGGGACTCGCCGTCGAGCCGACCGACCGCGTCCTCGAAGTCGGCTTTGGGCCGGGAATCGGCATCCAGACGGCAGCCGACGCCGCGCCCGAGGGTCTGGTGGCGGGCGTCGATTACTCGCGGGAGATGGTCGAGATGGCGCGAACGCGCAACGCCGAGGCCGTCGACGCCGGCCGAGTTGACCTCCGATACGGTCCCGCCGACGACCTTCCCTTCGATGACGCGGCCTTCAACGCCGCGTTCTCGATCAACTCGATGCAGGTGTGGCCCGACGCCGCCGCCGGGCTCCAGGAGATCCGACGGGTCCTGCACCCCGGCGGACGACTTGCTTTGGGGTTCACGCCGATCGCCGGGCAGTCGTCGGGCGAGTTGCGGCCGCTCCTCGAGCGGGCTGGATTCGACGACGTTCGGGTCGAGGAGGGGGAACTGGGAACCCGTGCTTTCGCGACGAAGTGA
- a CDS encoding SMP-30/gluconolactonase/LRE family protein, whose translation MSWEFERVSGPRDATEGPVWMDWVVRFTEIRRNQLLEYDPETDATRVYIDETAGAVGLHEGLDGTLYACEAEGHRIAALSPEGATTVVVDEFEGTPLNGPNDLEIDGKGDIWFTDPDDIGRGELGHTSVYRAERGDSGWELVHLTDEMDRPNGLLLSPDESKLYVAECTYGPDQDCDLRAYEISADGSLGEYEVLHDFGDHRGIDGMTLTEEGAIVACAGWEESGPGPSVYVFSPAGELLARHPFPENRPTNCTFGGPDRSTLYVADLTGSLHSAETELTGFDRF comes from the coding sequence ATGTCATGGGAGTTCGAGCGTGTTTCCGGCCCGCGCGACGCCACCGAGGGCCCCGTCTGGATGGACTGGGTGGTCCGGTTCACCGAGATCCGCAGGAATCAACTCCTCGAGTACGACCCCGAGACGGACGCGACGCGCGTGTACATCGACGAGACGGCAGGTGCCGTCGGGCTCCACGAGGGACTCGACGGAACGCTCTACGCCTGCGAGGCCGAGGGACACCGAATCGCAGCGCTGTCGCCCGAAGGGGCGACGACGGTCGTCGTGGACGAGTTCGAGGGAACGCCGCTCAACGGACCGAACGACCTGGAGATAGACGGCAAGGGGGACATCTGGTTCACGGATCCGGACGACATCGGCCGCGGAGAACTCGGTCACACGTCGGTGTATCGGGCCGAACGGGGGGACTCGGGGTGGGAACTCGTCCATCTGACCGACGAGATGGACCGGCCGAACGGGCTCCTGCTCTCGCCCGACGAGTCGAAGCTCTACGTCGCCGAGTGCACGTACGGCCCCGACCAGGACTGCGACCTGCGGGCCTACGAGATCTCGGCTGACGGGTCGCTCGGCGAGTACGAGGTGCTGCACGATTTCGGCGACCATCGCGGTATCGACGGGATGACGCTCACCGAGGAGGGAGCCATCGTCGCCTGCGCCGGGTGGGAGGAGAGCGGACCCGGCCCGTCGGTGTACGTCTTCTCGCCCGCGGGGGAACTACTCGCCCGCCACCCGTTCCCGGAGAACCGGCCGACCAACTGCACGTTCGGCGGACCCGACCGTTCCACCCTCTACGTGGCCGACCTGACGGGAAGCCTCCACAGCGCGGAGACGGAGCTGACCGGCTTCGACCGGTTCTGA
- a CDS encoding putative glycolipid-binding domain-containing protein: MFNHVFWTPVDEVGLEHLQVGEDRAGIAAEGVVLGTSNGTPFRIRYEIDCDRHWRPERVSVETLGPSATSMTLRADGDGTWIDGRGDELPALRGAVDVDVSATPFTNTLPIRRLDLDPGESADLTVAYLDVPELRVEADAQRYTCLDPVDENGGRYRYDAIDSDFSAELVVDADGLVVEYPGLFARVDPS, encoded by the coding sequence ATGTTCAACCACGTGTTCTGGACACCGGTCGACGAGGTCGGGCTCGAACACCTTCAGGTCGGCGAGGACCGTGCGGGGATCGCCGCGGAGGGCGTCGTCCTCGGAACGAGCAACGGGACCCCGTTCCGAATCCGCTACGAGATCGACTGCGATCGTCACTGGCGGCCGGAGCGAGTCTCCGTCGAGACGCTCGGTCCGTCAGCTACGTCGATGACGCTCCGCGCGGACGGCGACGGGACGTGGATCGACGGGCGCGGCGACGAACTCCCGGCGCTGCGGGGGGCGGTCGACGTCGACGTCTCGGCGACGCCGTTCACCAACACCCTGCCGATTCGGAGGCTGGACCTCGACCCCGGCGAGTCGGCGGACCTGACGGTCGCCTATCTGGACGTTCCGGAGCTCCGCGTCGAGGCCGACGCCCAGCGATATACCTGTCTCGACCCGGTCGATGAGAACGGCGGTCGGTATCGGTACGACGCCATCGATAGCGACTTCTCCGCCGAACTGGTGGTCGACGCGGACGGTCTCGTCGTCGAGTATCCCGGCCTGTTCGCACGCGTCGACCCCTCGTGA
- the dgoD gene encoding galactonate dehydratase: MRITDYELFEVPPRWQFLRLETSDGLVGWGEPYTKWHFVNGSAPATRSAVDQMIQHYVLDADPARIEDIWQSMYRSSFYRGGPVHMSAIAGIDEALWDIKGKRCGEPVHELLGGRVRDRIRVYEHVSVPHDEPVADAAAAAAREARSAVDEGYTAVKLVPTGGLERIDVPATIDRAETVVGAVREEVGPEVGVALDFHGRASKSMAGRLLDALEQFDPLFVEEPVLPEQGPELARLAEQTTVPLATGERLYSRWDFRPVLESGAVDVVQPDVSSAGGITETRKIAAAAETYDVALAPHCPIGPLALAASFQVDACAPNALVQEQVVIGEDRPLSYVEDPSPFEPTDGFLDVPEGPGLGVSIDEERVRDLDGEDLSFERPVGRRPDGSVGER, from the coding sequence GTGCGTATCACCGACTACGAGCTGTTCGAGGTGCCGCCGCGCTGGCAGTTCCTCAGGCTGGAGACGAGCGACGGGCTGGTCGGCTGGGGCGAGCCCTACACCAAGTGGCACTTCGTGAACGGGAGCGCCCCCGCGACGCGGAGCGCGGTCGACCAGATGATCCAGCACTACGTGCTGGACGCGGACCCGGCACGGATCGAAGACATCTGGCAGTCGATGTACCGGAGCAGCTTCTACCGGGGCGGGCCGGTCCACATGAGCGCGATCGCCGGCATCGACGAGGCGCTGTGGGACATCAAGGGCAAGCGATGCGGGGAGCCGGTGCACGAACTGCTCGGCGGCCGCGTGCGCGATCGAATCCGCGTCTACGAGCACGTCTCCGTCCCCCACGACGAACCTGTCGCGGACGCGGCGGCCGCCGCGGCGCGGGAGGCTCGCTCAGCCGTCGACGAGGGGTACACCGCCGTGAAACTCGTGCCGACCGGCGGGCTGGAGCGAATCGACGTTCCCGCGACGATCGATCGCGCCGAGACCGTCGTCGGGGCCGTCCGCGAGGAGGTCGGGCCGGAGGTGGGCGTCGCGCTGGACTTCCACGGGCGGGCGTCGAAGTCGATGGCGGGGCGCCTGCTCGACGCGCTGGAACAGTTCGACCCGCTGTTCGTCGAGGAGCCCGTTCTCCCGGAGCAGGGTCCCGAACTCGCACGGCTGGCCGAGCAGACGACGGTCCCCCTGGCGACGGGCGAGCGGCTCTACTCCCGGTGGGACTTCCGACCCGTCCTCGAATCGGGCGCGGTGGACGTCGTCCAGCCCGACGTCTCGAGCGCGGGCGGCATCACCGAGACGCGGAAGATCGCCGCCGCCGCCGAGACGTACGACGTCGCCCTCGCGCCGCACTGTCCGATTGGGCCGCTGGCGCTCGCCGCGTCGTTCCAGGTCGACGCGTGCGCGCCGAACGCGCTCGTCCAAGAGCAGGTCGTCATCGGCGAGGACCGGCCGCTCTCGTACGTCGAGGACCCGAGCCCGTTCGAGCCGACGGACGGGTTCCTCGACGTTCCCGAGGGGCCAGGGCTCGGCGTCTCGATCGACGAGGAGCGGGTCCGCGACCTCGACGGCGAGGACCTCTCGTTCGAGCGGCCGGTGGGCCGGCGCCCGGACGGGAGCGTCGGCGAGCGGTGA
- a CDS encoding cation:proton antiporter, with the protein MSAYEIGLIVVAIALLGTAVLPRLLEHKPLSFPIVYVALGVLLFAVVPGAPALDPIGNAHLTERITELVVIVSLMGAGLKLDRPFSLRAWSATWRLLGVALPLTAGVMAILTWHLLGLLPATAILLGAVVAPTDPVLASGIESGAPLTELEEERDPQHRWGTVRFALTSEAGINDGLAFPITNLAIAVAGASLTGGSWLIDWVLVDVLYKIGAGLVFGYVIGHLMARFLFRLPTSESVAEMMGRGGEVMAGVEALATTLLAYAVTEQLGGYGFIAVFVAALSLRHFEWEHDYYLELHDFAVLVERLLMATVLVLFGGAIAGGLLAPVTWLEGLIGLALLLVVRPVTGVLSFVGSDAPWPERLVISTFGIRGIGSFYYLSHALAESSFRETELLIAAEELWAFVGFVVLTSILLHGISSSPVMNALDRSKRGREVSRADVDQ; encoded by the coding sequence ATGAGCGCCTACGAGATCGGGCTGATCGTTGTCGCCATCGCGCTCCTGGGGACAGCCGTCCTCCCACGGCTGCTCGAACACAAACCCCTCTCGTTTCCGATCGTATACGTCGCGCTCGGAGTACTCCTCTTTGCAGTCGTCCCCGGTGCGCCCGCCCTCGATCCGATCGGGAACGCCCATCTGACCGAGCGGATAACCGAGCTCGTCGTGATCGTCTCGCTCATGGGGGCGGGACTGAAACTCGACCGACCGTTCTCGCTACGAGCCTGGTCGGCCACCTGGCGATTGCTCGGAGTCGCGTTGCCCCTCACGGCCGGGGTGATGGCAATCCTCACGTGGCACCTCCTGGGGCTCTTGCCAGCCACGGCCATTCTGCTCGGCGCCGTGGTCGCTCCGACCGATCCGGTCCTCGCGTCCGGGATCGAGTCGGGCGCGCCGCTGACGGAACTCGAGGAGGAACGGGACCCGCAACACCGGTGGGGGACGGTTCGGTTCGCGCTCACCTCGGAAGCGGGCATCAACGACGGGTTGGCCTTTCCGATCACGAACCTGGCGATCGCCGTAGCCGGGGCGTCGCTCACCGGGGGGTCCTGGCTGATCGACTGGGTTCTCGTCGACGTCCTCTACAAGATCGGCGCGGGGCTCGTGTTCGGCTACGTGATCGGACACCTCATGGCCCGCTTCCTGTTTCGGCTCCCGACCTCGGAGAGCGTCGCCGAGATGATGGGGCGTGGCGGGGAGGTGATGGCGGGGGTCGAGGCGCTCGCGACGACGCTGCTCGCGTACGCGGTAACCGAGCAACTGGGCGGGTACGGCTTCATCGCCGTCTTCGTGGCCGCGCTGTCGCTCCGCCACTTCGAGTGGGAACACGACTACTACTTGGAGCTCCACGATTTCGCCGTCCTCGTCGAACGGCTGCTGATGGCGACGGTCCTCGTGTTGTTCGGGGGTGCCATCGCCGGGGGGTTGCTCGCACCGGTGACGTGGCTCGAAGGGCTGATCGGCTTGGCACTCCTCCTGGTGGTCAGACCGGTAACGGGGGTGCTCAGCTTCGTCGGAAGCGACGCCCCCTGGCCCGAACGGCTCGTCATCTCCACCTTCGGCATCCGCGGCATCGGCTCGTTCTACTACCTCTCCCACGCCCTGGCCGAATCGTCGTTTCGGGAGACGGAACTCCTCATCGCGGCGGAGGAGCTCTGGGCGTTCGTCGGATTCGTCGTTCTCACGTCGATACTCCTGCACGGGATCAGCTCCAGCCCGGTGATGAACGCCCTCGACCGGTCGAAACGTGGGCGGGAGGTGAGTCGAGCCGATGTCGACCAGTAG